The following are from one region of the Methanomassiliicoccales archaeon LGM-DZ1 genome:
- a CDS encoding ISL3 family transposase: MDVCEMMGEHLGLVPPWKATEFWSEPNARGELDDHLRVEVPPGSCMPCPQCGRMCRIHDRTPERAWRSLDVVSRRLYIHARIPRTDCPDCGVRRADVPWARPHSHFTLSMESMIMAMCREMAVSAAAALIHEDANRIWRLVRHSARKLVEGMDLSHVTAVGVDEKCFSGHDAFVTVFADIVRHRVLFVTPGKGSGAVGEFRDFLTEHGGRAANIADFTCDFGAAYVSGIGRYFKRARITFDRFHLVKLANDAMNDVNFGKMKLAVNRMKVKYMMVRNSGSLTDGEKELRDRICEDNEELGHAYRLKESLVSVYSMGDADIARDHLLGWVSWAGRSGFRPFARLAKTVEANIEGILRWFSTGMSNALLEGTNSLISLIKRRARGFKRVENLIAVCYLTGARGKVDLYGAPR; the protein is encoded by the coding sequence ATGGACGTATGCGAAATGATGGGGGAGCACCTGGGACTGGTGCCTCCCTGGAAAGCGACCGAGTTCTGGAGCGAACCGAACGCGAGAGGGGAGCTGGACGACCACCTGCGGGTGGAGGTGCCGCCCGGGAGCTGTATGCCCTGTCCGCAGTGCGGGCGCATGTGCCGGATACACGACCGTACTCCGGAGAGGGCCTGGAGGAGCCTGGACGTCGTGTCCAGGCGCCTGTACATCCATGCGCGGATACCGCGCACGGACTGCCCGGACTGCGGCGTCAGGAGGGCGGACGTCCCGTGGGCCCGCCCCCACTCGCACTTCACCCTCTCCATGGAGTCCATGATCATGGCCATGTGCAGGGAGATGGCGGTATCCGCGGCGGCCGCCCTCATACACGAGGACGCGAACCGCATATGGCGCCTTGTGAGGCACAGTGCCAGGAAGTTGGTGGAAGGCATGGACCTGTCGCACGTGACGGCGGTCGGTGTCGACGAGAAGTGCTTCTCCGGCCACGATGCGTTCGTGACCGTCTTCGCGGACATCGTGCGGCATCGGGTGCTCTTCGTGACCCCCGGCAAAGGCTCCGGCGCCGTCGGGGAGTTCAGGGATTTCCTGACGGAGCACGGGGGACGTGCGGCGAACATCGCCGATTTCACCTGCGACTTCGGAGCGGCGTACGTCTCAGGCATCGGGCGCTACTTCAAGAGGGCGCGGATAACCTTCGACAGGTTCCACCTCGTGAAGCTGGCCAACGACGCCATGAACGACGTGAACTTCGGGAAGATGAAGCTGGCGGTCAACCGCATGAAGGTCAAGTACATGATGGTCCGGAACTCCGGCAGCCTGACCGACGGGGAGAAGGAGCTGAGGGACAGGATCTGCGAGGACAACGAGGAACTGGGCCATGCGTACAGGCTCAAGGAGTCGCTGGTGTCGGTGTACTCGATGGGGGATGCCGACATCGCGAGGGACCATCTCCTGGGATGGGTCTCCTGGGCCGGGCGCTCGGGCTTCCGCCCGTTCGCCAGGCTGGCCAAGACCGTGGAGGCGAACATCGAGGGGATACTCCGGTGGTTCTCCACCGGGATGTCCAACGCCCTCCTGGAGGGGACCAACTCGCTGATCTCCCTCATCAAGAGGCGCGCCAGGGGATTCAAGCGGGTCGAGAAC
- a CDS encoding universal stress protein: protein MTEETSATPLFKRILIAVDGSNSNHAAVDTGLALAKRLGSSVTALCVFDIGSYGNYASSDGSSQERDYIIKISEESLEYIIQKGKEMGVCVTPKIVSGHPYEAIVAESENHDLVVTGTLGRTGMRRAIIGSVAEKVVRLSKCPVLVCRSPED, encoded by the coding sequence ATGACCGAAGAAACCAGCGCAACACCGCTCTTCAAGAGAATCCTCATCGCGGTCGACGGGAGCAACAGCAACCATGCCGCCGTCGATACCGGCCTCGCCCTTGCCAAGCGCCTCGGGTCCAGTGTGACCGCGCTCTGCGTCTTCGACATCGGCAGCTACGGCAACTATGCCTCCTCAGACGGCAGCAGCCAGGAGCGCGACTACATCATAAAGATCTCCGAGGAGTCCCTCGAGTACATCATCCAGAAGGGGAAGGAGATGGGGGTCTGCGTCACGCCCAAGATCGTTTCGGGCCATCCGTATGAGGCCATCGTCGCCGAGTCCGAGAATCACGACCTTGTGGTGACCGGGACCCTGGGACGCACCGGCATGAGGCGGGCCATCATCGGTTCCGTCGCCGAGAAGGTCGTCAGGCTGTCCAAGTGCCCCGTCCTGGTCTGCCGCAGCCCCGAGGACTGA
- a CDS encoding nitrogenase iron protein NifH, producing the protein MRRIAVYGKGGIGKSTTSSNVSDALAEKGLRVMQIGCDPKADSTRLLTGTERPATVLQKMRDGGELELDDIVAEGRHGVLCVECGGPRPGMGCAGRGIMAAFAELERLDAMDVCRPDVIVYDVLGDVVCGGFAMPIRNGYARDVFVVTSGEMMSLYAANNIAEAVAGFREDGYARFGGLIQNSRGVAGEDGLVDRAAAEMGSRTVYRVPRSPTVQECEARLTTVVSGAPESAQADEYRKLAQTLYDLSEDVAGAMRLGPPGGCDC; encoded by the coding sequence ATGCGCAGGATCGCCGTGTACGGCAAAGGCGGCATCGGCAAATCTACGACGTCCTCCAACGTCTCCGATGCTCTGGCCGAGAAGGGCCTCAGGGTCATGCAGATCGGGTGCGACCCGAAAGCGGATTCTACGCGCCTGCTCACCGGCACGGAGAGGCCGGCCACCGTCCTCCAGAAGATGAGGGACGGAGGGGAGCTGGAACTCGATGACATCGTCGCCGAGGGGAGGCACGGCGTCCTCTGCGTGGAATGCGGAGGCCCCAGGCCCGGTATGGGGTGCGCGGGAAGGGGGATCATGGCCGCCTTCGCGGAGCTCGAGAGGCTGGACGCCATGGACGTCTGCCGCCCGGACGTCATCGTGTACGACGTCCTCGGCGATGTCGTCTGCGGAGGCTTCGCGATGCCCATAAGGAACGGCTACGCCAGGGACGTTTTCGTCGTCACCTCCGGCGAGATGATGTCGCTCTATGCGGCGAACAACATCGCCGAGGCCGTCGCCGGGTTCAGGGAGGACGGCTATGCTAGGTTCGGGGGGCTCATCCAGAACTCCCGCGGCGTGGCCGGGGAGGACGGACTGGTGGACAGGGCGGCGGCCGAGATGGGGTCCCGCACGGTCTACCGCGTCCCCAGGAGCCCGACCGTGCAGGAATGCGAGGCCCGGCTCACCACTGTGGTGTCCGGCGCCCCGGAGTCCGCCCAGGCGGACGAGTACAGGAAACTGGCGCAAACGCTTTACGACCTGTCCGAGGATGTCGCCGGCGCCATGCGCCTGGGTCCTCCCGGAGGATGTGATTGCTGA
- a CDS encoding cobalamin biosynthesis protein CbiX, which translates to MAKGILVAGYGTRKGNLEEVMEKQAARMRARGIPDVYIGYFRVSSPSIPEAMEKMVAAGIDDVLVIPYYIAEGKMTRTLIPEKLGLPCSYGVTEKFGKPVKVRTAPAFGAGDLLANILCDKLADAGASKDDGILVLGHGTLDPLSGNTEAVADAEERLKRYGFRNVAHAYNEFNEPSVADAVAELVSKGADRIVAVPMFIAMGLHLGEEIPEQIGIPPYSPGGDIEAGGRRVHVDYLRPVEDDPRLCDVMIKLARDFYGM; encoded by the coding sequence ATGGCAAAGGGTATACTTGTTGCAGGGTACGGAACCAGGAAAGGGAACCTCGAGGAGGTCATGGAGAAGCAGGCCGCGAGGATGAGGGCCAGGGGGATCCCCGACGTTTACATCGGGTACTTCCGCGTGAGCTCTCCGTCTATCCCCGAGGCCATGGAGAAGATGGTCGCCGCCGGCATCGACGATGTCCTCGTCATCCCCTATTATATCGCCGAGGGGAAGATGACCCGCACCCTGATCCCGGAGAAGCTGGGCCTCCCGTGCTCTTACGGTGTCACCGAGAAGTTCGGGAAACCGGTAAAAGTACGCACCGCCCCCGCTTTCGGCGCCGGCGACCTGCTCGCCAACATCCTCTGCGACAAGCTTGCCGATGCGGGCGCTTCCAAGGACGACGGAATCCTCGTGCTGGGACACGGGACCCTGGACCCCCTGTCCGGCAACACCGAGGCCGTTGCGGACGCCGAGGAAAGACTGAAGAGGTACGGGTTCAGGAACGTCGCCCACGCGTACAACGAGTTCAACGAGCCCAGCGTCGCGGACGCGGTCGCAGAGCTCGTCTCCAAGGGAGCGGACCGCATCGTCGCCGTCCCGATGTTCATCGCTATGGGCCTCCACCTCGGCGAGGAGATCCCGGAGCAGATCGGCATCCCGCCGTACTCCCCCGGAGGAGACATCGAGGCCGGCGGCCGCAGGGTCCATGTGGATTATCTCAGGCCGGTCGAGGACGACCCCCGCCTGTGCGATGTGATGATCAAGCTTGCCAGGGATTTCTACGGTATGTGA
- the cfbE gene encoding coenzyme F430 synthase produces MKVLVLDLVHGGKVLAEEYLKRGDDVTATDVYHVTPRDIMGDLKHKGARVMLDPPAEHFDLLVQPCHCADAFIGQATYDKRIWYSEAVGEFIRDKRFRVEITGVKGKTSTAYILAHILSEQGKHVYLHCSRGMGPYAKGKHFITEFKSIAPPMLLTMPKGEYDVMVCEVSLGGSGKADIAAITNLVGNPGIAKNTRTSEDAKKYVLTDRGVNIVAEEEQGIWSKYGKPLRTYGHRVTPIGKPVFGEPLKVSVDYRGRHEATLRADYLALQYLRSFDIALEICDAMGVPAETVIDAMESFPGVPGRGEVSVENGIRYLKDRNPGISHMSIDYLLSCLKQMDVLGNAVIMMDPVNRKVCDKLDKDEIGEVCARYGVPIVLTQPGEEQKVPEGKDTVICMVKEGYQ; encoded by the coding sequence ATGAAGGTTCTGGTTCTCGATCTGGTCCACGGGGGCAAGGTCCTCGCGGAGGAATACCTGAAGAGAGGCGACGATGTCACCGCCACGGACGTGTACCACGTCACGCCCCGCGACATCATGGGCGACCTGAAGCACAAGGGCGCCAGGGTCATGCTGGATCCCCCGGCCGAGCATTTCGACCTGCTGGTCCAGCCCTGCCACTGCGCCGACGCGTTCATCGGGCAGGCCACTTACGATAAGAGGATCTGGTACTCCGAGGCCGTGGGGGAGTTCATCCGCGACAAGAGGTTCCGCGTGGAGATCACGGGGGTCAAGGGCAAGACCAGCACCGCGTACATACTGGCACATATACTCTCGGAGCAGGGGAAGCACGTTTACCTGCACTGCTCCCGCGGCATGGGGCCGTACGCCAAGGGGAAGCATTTCATCACCGAGTTCAAGTCGATCGCCCCGCCGATGCTCCTGACCATGCCCAAGGGCGAGTACGACGTCATGGTCTGCGAGGTGTCCCTGGGAGGATCCGGGAAGGCGGATATCGCCGCCATCACCAACCTGGTCGGCAACCCCGGGATAGCCAAGAATACCCGGACTTCGGAGGACGCCAAGAAGTACGTGCTGACAGACAGGGGCGTGAACATCGTCGCCGAGGAGGAGCAGGGCATCTGGTCGAAGTACGGGAAGCCGCTGCGCACCTACGGGCACCGCGTGACGCCGATCGGCAAACCTGTGTTCGGGGAGCCCCTGAAGGTCTCCGTGGACTACCGCGGCCGGCACGAGGCCACTCTCAGGGCGGACTATCTGGCACTTCAGTACCTGAGGTCCTTCGACATCGCCTTGGAGATATGCGACGCCATGGGCGTCCCCGCCGAGACCGTTATCGATGCGATGGAATCGTTCCCGGGCGTCCCGGGCCGCGGGGAGGTCTCCGTCGAGAACGGGATCAGGTACCTGAAGGACAGGAACCCCGGGATATCCCACATGAGCATCGATTACCTGTTGTCCTGCCTGAAGCAGATGGACGTCCTGGGCAATGCCGTCATCATGATGGACCCGGTGAACCGCAAGGTCTGCGACAAGCTCGACAAGGACGAGATCGGGGAGGTCTGCGCCCGCTACGGGGTACCGATCGTGCTGACCCAGCCCGGAGAGGAGCAGAAGGTCCCCGAAGGGAAGGACACGGTCATCTGCATGGTCAAAGAGGGGTACCAGTGA
- the cfbD gene encoding Ni-sirohydrochlorin a,c-diamide reductive cyclase catalytic subunit — MSVPAVIHPRPNPIVAAMYTLRDMDVDVIVLHGPAGCSFMASRPLENAGVRVVTSALKEDDLIFGGSEPLIRTLKEVRAKFDPKTVAVVGTCASSIIGDDIAASIRRAGIGGTVFAVDCHGCLPANTEGAIRALKAGAAAGIIPQAECDRQTALLKAATELEKRRGMAARTYLSPAVSPTKLHVCREIAQALKDGKKVAVVMNAKKELAYRFADMFVAVEEARRKLGGSTFFMANMDRNLGLPRIRRYCDNILAELDSDGVKIDRIVGGLDEYAVVGDRMQAELDAQKPDLTVVLGICHALPGLKKEDILITDQPRELANYLNQNFLQAVGEVSSHNMVMGATGIVHLETADTLREIVREM, encoded by the coding sequence GTGAGCGTCCCGGCCGTGATCCACCCCCGGCCGAACCCCATCGTGGCGGCCATGTACACCCTGCGCGACATGGACGTCGACGTCATCGTCCTGCACGGCCCGGCCGGGTGCAGCTTCATGGCCTCCCGCCCGCTGGAGAACGCCGGCGTCAGGGTGGTGACCTCCGCGCTGAAGGAGGACGACCTCATCTTCGGGGGCTCCGAGCCCCTGATACGCACGCTCAAGGAGGTCCGCGCCAAGTTCGACCCGAAGACCGTCGCCGTCGTAGGCACCTGTGCCAGCTCCATCATCGGCGACGACATCGCCGCCTCCATCCGCCGCGCGGGCATCGGAGGCACCGTGTTCGCCGTGGACTGCCACGGATGCCTTCCGGCCAACACCGAGGGGGCCATCCGCGCCCTGAAGGCGGGCGCGGCGGCGGGCATCATCCCCCAGGCGGAATGCGACCGGCAGACCGCCCTGCTGAAGGCCGCCACGGAGCTGGAGAAGCGCAGGGGGATGGCCGCGAGGACGTACCTGTCACCGGCGGTCAGCCCGACCAAGCTGCATGTGTGCAGGGAGATCGCGCAGGCCCTGAAGGACGGGAAGAAGGTGGCCGTCGTCATGAACGCCAAGAAGGAGCTCGCCTACCGCTTCGCCGACATGTTCGTGGCCGTGGAGGAGGCCCGCCGGAAGCTGGGCGGGAGCACGTTCTTCATGGCCAACATGGACAGGAATCTCGGCCTGCCCCGCATCCGCAGGTACTGCGACAACATCCTCGCCGAGCTCGATTCCGACGGCGTGAAGATAGACCGGATCGTCGGCGGCCTCGACGAGTACGCGGTGGTCGGCGACCGCATGCAGGCGGAGCTGGACGCGCAGAAGCCCGACCTCACCGTGGTCCTGGGAATCTGCCACGCCCTCCCCGGCCTGAAGAAGGAGGACATCCTCATCACCGACCAGCCCAGGGAGCTCGCGAACTACCTGAACCAGAACTTCCTGCAGGCGGTGGGCGAGGTTTCCAGCCACAACATGGTCATGGGCGCGACCGGCATAGTCCACCTGGAGACCGCAGACACCCTCAGGGAGATCGTCAGGGAGATGTGA
- the cobB gene encoding hydrogenobyrinic acid a,c-diamide synthase (glutamine-hydrolyzing), which produces MKGIVISGTGSGVGKTSIATGLMSKLSKQYRVQAFKAGPDFIDPMYHTAATGRPGRNIDSFMMDDGTIRNLVGWASRDADLCIVEGVRGLYEGFTGDGDIGSTAYLAKLLGFPVVLIVDAGSLTRSAAAIVRGFRDFDPGVKIAGVILNKVSGKQHADKLDAAMREYCPDIRVLGKIRKDRENTLGQRYLGLKTLHSFEKGEIEPLERLADGVDTDMLMGIAEDSPADLPDRCPYTVRKAGMKAAVPADDAYSFYYRENLECLEASGIEVETFRPADGEGMPDADMAYLGGGYPELYADAISANTDFLEGLKQMSLEGKPVLGECGGLMTMCRSMKLKDGSVRRMAGVFDAESVFVDVRHGPTYMLAEGLENNPLFRGPMKGHEYHYSEVVPGKDAELSVKVDRGLGIRDGMDGLTVRRSLGTYMHQHALSYSDWARGFAEGFE; this is translated from the coding sequence GTGAAGGGGATCGTCATATCGGGCACCGGCAGCGGGGTCGGCAAGACCAGCATAGCCACCGGCCTGATGTCGAAGCTGTCCAAGCAGTACAGGGTGCAGGCCTTTAAGGCCGGCCCTGACTTCATCGACCCGATGTACCACACGGCGGCCACCGGCCGCCCCGGCAGGAACATCGACTCGTTCATGATGGACGACGGCACCATCAGGAACCTCGTCGGCTGGGCCTCCCGCGATGCCGACCTCTGCATCGTCGAAGGGGTCCGCGGGCTGTACGAGGGGTTCACCGGCGACGGCGACATCGGGTCCACTGCGTACCTGGCCAAGCTCCTGGGCTTCCCGGTGGTCCTCATCGTCGACGCCGGGTCGCTGACCAGGAGCGCCGCCGCCATCGTCCGCGGGTTCAGGGACTTCGATCCCGGCGTGAAGATCGCCGGCGTGATCCTCAACAAGGTCTCCGGGAAGCAGCATGCGGACAAGCTCGATGCCGCCATGCGCGAATACTGCCCGGACATCAGGGTCCTCGGCAAGATACGGAAAGACAGGGAGAACACCCTGGGCCAGAGGTACCTCGGCCTCAAGACCCTGCATTCGTTCGAGAAGGGGGAGATCGAGCCCCTCGAGAGGCTGGCCGACGGGGTGGACACCGACATGCTCATGGGGATCGCCGAGGACAGCCCCGCCGACCTCCCGGACAGGTGTCCGTATACGGTCAGGAAGGCGGGCATGAAGGCCGCCGTCCCCGCCGACGATGCGTACTCGTTCTACTACCGCGAGAACCTGGAGTGCCTGGAGGCATCCGGGATAGAGGTCGAGACCTTCCGGCCGGCGGACGGGGAGGGCATGCCCGACGCCGACATGGCCTACCTCGGGGGCGGGTACCCCGAGCTGTACGCCGATGCGATCTCCGCCAACACCGATTTCCTGGAGGGCCTGAAGCAGATGTCCCTCGAGGGGAAGCCGGTCCTGGGAGAATGCGGCGGCCTGATGACCATGTGCCGGAGCATGAAGCTCAAGGACGGCTCCGTCCGCAGGATGGCCGGGGTCTTCGATGCCGAGTCCGTGTTCGTGGACGTCCGCCATGGACCCACGTACATGCTGGCGGAAGGACTGGAGAACAATCCCTTGTTCAGGGGGCCGATGAAGGGCCACGAGTATCATTATTCCGAGGTCGTCCCCGGGAAGGACGCGGAGCTCTCGGTCAAGGTGGACCGCGGCCTGGGGATCCGTGACGGGATGGACGGGCTGACAGTCCGCCGGAGCCTGGGGACCTACATGCACCAGCACGCGCTGTCCTATTCAGACTGGGCCAGGGGCTTCGCCGAAGGCTTCGAATGA
- a CDS encoding UvrD-helicase domain-containing protein produces MARRFPYASDTVKEIRRRISAANAMVPPKGEFLEPDECDRMLDEAGRLMDMRGFSLSSAAAKEAYSDLKFAVRGAVGRIERHNETLGKAEASEVGRIINPVEGRDLDEQQLQAIATDVRSRLVVAGAGTGKTTVIVGLVKYLLAAGKARPEEILALSFTNASVNELRARLLAETGEEVKVSTFHSLGMGIIEAAEGSRPSVSKLEMSRFVSDSLDILSDVPGYLEEAAEFISLSRGERDESSFGSWEERTAWYRRTPLKTQKGESMNLSGEREIADALYFGGISYRFDGPGAGFLLNGRKVRVLYAGTGSDGKPCRWFLKNRPGAEGEYMNELAKRRKSAEAEGCRVIEVTAGERLAGNLRPLLKKRLEATGISFSDIHSDRLEAAVKDPVVRLQLVSRLSSSLILLRDTGKPPEEVYPDGGPPAERLMLMSLRKLLEPMISAYTEYLRREGAVDFSDMLNLAAEEVRSGRYRNPYRWVIVDEYQDLAGPSFRLLKELRASSDYHLFCVGDDWQSIYRFNGSDVGYIMDFENHWGGAEVLRIERTYRFSGELLNASGNFIMRNPRQIPKFLQGGDGNTFLEGLWVRHGGPPFPELSDALGKLPQGASVLLLGRYTFDEKLLEYTGITAGDSGDDAVLFEARPDLKIRFLTVHRSKGLEADYVFVINCRDGLLGFPNLMDDSPLAKFLMAGKDEFPLAEERRLFYVAVTRARKGTFLVVDPKLESPFAIEILASVAAERGEESHLCPKCGAPLTLRESRFGTFWGCSRYPDCTYTLNVERKSPRPRRRGRR; encoded by the coding sequence ATGGCGCGGAGGTTCCCGTACGCATCCGATACTGTGAAGGAGATACGCCGCAGGATCTCCGCAGCGAACGCCATGGTGCCTCCGAAAGGGGAGTTCCTGGAGCCGGACGAATGCGACCGCATGCTCGATGAGGCCGGCCGGCTCATGGATATGAGGGGCTTCTCGCTGTCCTCGGCCGCCGCCAAGGAGGCATACTCCGACCTGAAATTCGCCGTGAGAGGAGCGGTCGGCAGGATAGAGAGGCACAACGAGACCCTGGGGAAGGCCGAGGCCTCGGAAGTGGGCAGGATCATCAACCCGGTGGAAGGCCGCGACCTCGATGAGCAGCAGCTGCAGGCCATCGCCACCGATGTCAGGAGCAGGCTGGTGGTCGCCGGTGCCGGCACGGGGAAGACCACCGTCATCGTCGGGCTGGTCAAGTACCTCCTGGCCGCCGGGAAGGCCCGCCCGGAGGAGATACTGGCACTGTCATTCACCAACGCCTCCGTGAACGAGCTCAGGGCCAGGCTGCTCGCGGAGACGGGGGAGGAGGTGAAGGTTTCCACCTTCCATTCCCTGGGCATGGGGATCATCGAGGCCGCCGAGGGTTCCCGCCCGTCAGTGTCGAAGCTGGAGATGAGCAGGTTCGTCAGCGACTCCCTGGACATCCTCTCCGACGTTCCCGGGTACCTGGAGGAGGCGGCCGAGTTCATCTCCCTCTCCCGCGGGGAGAGGGACGAGTCCTCGTTCGGCAGCTGGGAGGAGAGGACGGCCTGGTACCGCCGCACCCCTCTGAAGACCCAGAAGGGGGAATCGATGAACCTCTCGGGCGAACGGGAGATCGCCGATGCGCTCTATTTCGGCGGGATATCCTACCGTTTCGACGGGCCGGGGGCGGGGTTCCTCCTCAACGGCAGGAAGGTCCGCGTCCTCTATGCGGGGACAGGAAGCGACGGGAAACCGTGCAGATGGTTCCTGAAGAACCGTCCGGGCGCCGAGGGCGAGTACATGAACGAGCTCGCGAAGAGGCGGAAGTCGGCCGAGGCGGAGGGGTGCAGGGTGATCGAGGTCACGGCAGGGGAGCGCCTGGCCGGGAACCTGAGGCCCCTGCTGAAGAAGAGGCTGGAGGCCACTGGTATATCTTTCTCCGACATCCACAGCGACCGCCTCGAGGCCGCCGTCAAGGACCCGGTCGTCCGCCTGCAGCTGGTGTCACGGCTGTCGTCATCGCTCATCCTCCTGCGCGATACCGGCAAACCTCCCGAGGAGGTCTATCCCGACGGGGGACCGCCCGCCGAGAGGCTGATGCTGATGTCGCTCAGGAAGCTGCTGGAGCCGATGATCTCCGCGTACACCGAGTACCTGCGCCGGGAGGGGGCGGTCGACTTCTCTGACATGCTCAACCTGGCCGCCGAGGAGGTCCGCAGCGGCAGGTACCGCAACCCGTACCGCTGGGTCATTGTCGACGAGTACCAGGACCTGGCCGGGCCGTCGTTCAGGCTGCTGAAGGAGCTCCGCGCCAGCTCCGATTATCATCTGTTCTGCGTGGGCGACGATTGGCAGTCCATCTACCGCTTCAACGGCTCGGATGTAGGCTACATCATGGATTTCGAGAACCACTGGGGAGGGGCGGAGGTGCTCAGGATCGAGCGCACGTACCGCTTCTCGGGGGAACTGCTCAATGCGAGCGGGAATTTCATCATGCGCAACCCCCGGCAGATCCCCAAGTTCCTGCAGGGAGGAGACGGGAACACGTTCCTGGAGGGCCTGTGGGTGCGCCACGGCGGCCCGCCGTTCCCGGAGCTGTCGGATGCGCTGGGGAAGCTTCCGCAGGGCGCCTCCGTCCTCCTGCTGGGGAGGTACACCTTCGACGAGAAGCTCCTGGAGTACACAGGCATCACCGCAGGGGATTCGGGCGACGATGCAGTGCTCTTCGAGGCGCGCCCGGACCTGAAGATCAGGTTCCTCACCGTGCACCGCTCCAAAGGCCTGGAGGCCGACTACGTGTTCGTCATCAACTGCCGGGACGGCCTCCTGGGGTTCCCGAACCTCATGGACGATTCTCCCCTGGCGAAGTTCCTGATGGCCGGGAAGGACGAATTCCCGCTCGCGGAAGAGAGGAGGCTGTTCTATGTGGCGGTCACGCGCGCCAGGAAGGGAACGTTCCTGGTGGTGGACCCGAAGTTGGAATCCCCGTTCGCGATCGAGATACTGGCCTCGGTCGCTGCGGAGAGGGGAGAGGAATCGCATCTCTGCCCCAAATGCGGGGCGCCGCTGACGCTCCGCGAGAGCAGGTTCGGAACGTTCTGGGGATGCAGCAGGTACCCGGACTGCACCTACACCCTGAACGTGGAGAGGAAGTCCCCGCGCCCCCGGAGAAGAGGGCGCAGATGA
- a CDS encoding bifunctional precorrin-2 dehydrogenase/sirohydrochlorin ferrochelatase has translation MAEENERTRMVPVFLKPSKDRRIVVFGGGEVAYRKCRQFRGFDITVIAEDAVDGISEVVDRLILAEVVPEDVAGYLDGAFAAVAATNSQELNAAIRDEALRCGVLANSAHGGGDLLLPSSVRKRNFTVAVSSEGSAPAFPPYVASKIDAFLGPEYEDMLDLLTELRKGLKERMSRQPDRAKYLAEVLADEAVWNLLRNGDKAGAEREAKKLMEKYL, from the coding sequence ATGGCAGAGGAAAACGAGCGTACAAGGATGGTGCCGGTCTTCCTGAAGCCGTCGAAGGACCGCAGGATCGTGGTCTTCGGCGGAGGGGAGGTCGCGTACCGCAAATGCAGGCAGTTCAGAGGATTCGACATCACTGTCATCGCCGAGGATGCCGTCGACGGCATATCGGAGGTCGTTGACCGGCTGATCCTCGCCGAGGTCGTCCCGGAGGATGTCGCAGGGTACCTCGACGGCGCCTTCGCCGCGGTCGCCGCCACGAACTCGCAGGAGCTCAACGCGGCCATAAGGGACGAGGCGCTTAGATGCGGGGTGCTGGCCAACTCCGCCCACGGCGGGGGCGACCTGCTGCTGCCGTCCTCGGTCAGGAAGAGGAACTTCACCGTGGCCGTGTCCTCGGAGGGCTCGGCGCCCGCGTTCCCCCCTTACGTCGCATCGAAGATCGACGCCTTCCTGGGGCCCGAGTACGAGGATATGCTCGACCTGCTCACAGAGCTCAGGAAGGGCCTGAAGGAGAGGATGTCCAGGCAGCCCGACCGGGCCAAGTACCTCGCCGAGGTGCTCGCCGACGAAGCTGTTTGGAATCTTCTCAGGAACGGCGACAAGGCCGGCGCTGAAAGGGAAGCCAAGAAGTTAATGGAAAAATATCTTTGA